One window from the genome of [Clostridium] celerecrescens 18A encodes:
- a CDS encoding sugar O-acetyltransferase — MNQKERMLAGLPYKAWLDGLSEERMENKLKIYQYNQLCPNEEEKMEELIRSILGKAGKDVHIEAPFHCDYGANIEVGDYFYANYNCTILDVGKVIIGDNVMFAPNVSIYTAGHPIHPDSRNSGYEYGISVTIGNNVWIGGNVIINPGVTIGNDVVIGAGSVVTKDIPDRVVALGNPCRVVRQIVEDDRKYYYKNKEFDVQDYD, encoded by the coding sequence ATGAACCAAAAAGAAAGAATGCTGGCTGGCCTGCCTTACAAGGCCTGGCTGGATGGGCTCAGTGAGGAGCGAATGGAGAACAAGCTTAAGATATACCAGTATAATCAGCTGTGCCCGAATGAAGAAGAAAAAATGGAAGAGCTGATCCGGAGTATTCTTGGAAAGGCAGGAAAGGATGTTCATATTGAGGCGCCGTTTCACTGTGATTACGGGGCCAATATTGAAGTCGGGGATTATTTCTATGCAAATTATAACTGTACGATTCTTGATGTAGGAAAGGTGATAATCGGGGACAATGTAATGTTTGCGCCCAATGTTTCTATCTATACTGCCGGTCATCCCATACATCCGGATTCCAGAAATTCAGGATATGAGTACGGAATTTCTGTCACCATAGGGAACAATGTGTGGATTGGAGGCAACGTTATCATTAATCCAGGAGTTACCATAGGAAACGATGTGGTGATCGGAGCCGGAAGCGTTGTGACAAAAGATATCCCGGATCGTGTGGTGGCTCTGGGAAATCCCTGCCGAGTAGTCCGGCAGATTGTAGAGGATGACAGAAAATACTATTATAAAAATAAAGAATTTGATGTGCAGGATTATGATTAA
- a CDS encoding permease of phosphate ABC transporter, producing MKEICKCADAFVQKCSIKDFALLKICLCAVGIMVGLSIPEKKRKWPLMAAGFVFIFSYILIMAKFVKICMDER from the coding sequence ATGAAAGAGATTTGTAAGTGCGCCGATGCATTTGTACAAAAGTGCAGCATAAAAGATTTTGCACTATTAAAGATATGCCTGTGTGCAGTAGGGATCATGGTTGGATTATCGATCCCGGAAAAAAAGAGAAAATGGCCTCTTATGGCCGCAGGTTTTGTTTTCATTTTCAGTTATATTTTGATTATGGCGAAATTTGTAAAGATTTGCATGGATGAACGTTAA
- a CDS encoding aminotransferase class I/II-fold pyridoxal phosphate-dependent enzyme, with protein MQAIILAAGMGRRLKKLTENQPKCMVTVNGIPMIERMMKQLDHFHLDRIIIVTGHKGEELQSFISSLPLSTPVTYIDNPVYKTTNNIYSLYLAKDQLLKDDTILLESDLIFEQEVLTQIINNPYPNLALVAHFESWMDGTVVLLDEQDNIMKFLTRKDFRFEDIHSYYKTVNIYKFSRNFSTTHYVPFLEAYSKALGNNEYYEQVLKVISLLDDHDLKATRLENGFWYEIDDEQDLDIAESIFTDSQSRLSRLSKRFGGYWRYPGLLDFCYLVNPYFPNSRFMGEIKASFEALTTSYPSGLEVNNLLAAKSLGLDRNHVLTGNGAAELIKPLLHSFKNAVGVLRPSFEEYGACSQNPVYFSVATPDYTYTAQDIMDFYNDMELDALVLVNPDNPTGNYIPKKDVLSLARYCKARSITLILDESFIDFSSAEESPSLMCQEILDEYTNLVLIKSISKSYGVPGLRLGLLTCSDPEIISLVRKELPIWNINSLAEYFLQIFEKYQSDYQEALDHFKRTREKLYQSLHSIRQLKLYPSQANFIMCEITDGCLATQIAELLLNRYNILVKDLSHKPGMEGREIIRIAVRTEADNERLADALKHILR; from the coding sequence ATGCAGGCAATTATCTTGGCCGCCGGAATGGGACGGCGTTTAAAAAAGCTAACAGAAAACCAGCCCAAATGCATGGTCACCGTAAATGGCATTCCGATGATCGAACGCATGATGAAACAGTTGGATCATTTCCATTTGGACCGAATCATCATTGTAACCGGTCATAAGGGCGAAGAGCTGCAATCCTTTATATCCTCTCTCCCCCTCTCCACTCCGGTCACCTACATAGACAATCCGGTTTACAAAACAACAAACAATATCTACTCCCTTTACCTTGCTAAGGACCAGCTTCTCAAAGATGATACCATCTTGCTGGAATCTGACCTGATTTTCGAGCAGGAAGTGTTGACCCAGATCATAAACAATCCCTATCCCAATCTGGCACTTGTAGCCCATTTTGAAAGCTGGATGGATGGGACGGTAGTCCTGCTTGATGAACAGGACAATATTATGAAGTTCCTCACACGGAAGGATTTCCGTTTCGAGGATATTCATTCCTACTATAAGACTGTCAACATCTATAAGTTCAGCCGCAATTTTTCTACTACCCACTACGTTCCATTCCTGGAAGCGTACAGCAAAGCCTTGGGAAACAATGAGTATTATGAACAGGTATTAAAGGTCATATCACTATTGGATGACCACGATTTAAAAGCCACCAGACTGGAAAACGGTTTCTGGTATGAAATCGACGATGAACAGGATTTAGATATTGCGGAATCCATTTTTACAGATTCCCAAAGCAGACTGTCCCGGTTATCAAAGCGCTTTGGCGGCTACTGGCGGTACCCCGGCCTTCTGGACTTCTGTTACCTGGTCAATCCCTATTTTCCTAACAGCCGTTTTATGGGAGAGATCAAGGCCAGCTTTGAAGCCCTTACCACCAGCTATCCTTCCGGCCTAGAAGTCAATAACCTGCTGGCTGCGAAATCCCTGGGCCTGGACAGAAACCATGTTCTCACCGGAAACGGGGCGGCAGAATTAATAAAACCGTTGCTCCATAGCTTTAAAAATGCCGTCGGAGTCCTGCGCCCTTCCTTTGAAGAGTATGGGGCCTGTTCCCAAAATCCCGTTTATTTTTCGGTTGCGACTCCGGATTATACATATACCGCCCAGGATATTATGGACTTTTACAACGATATGGAACTGGATGCTCTGGTTTTAGTCAACCCGGATAATCCCACGGGAAATTACATTCCAAAGAAAGATGTCCTTTCTCTTGCCAGGTACTGCAAGGCAAGGAGCATCACACTCATTCTGGATGAATCCTTTATTGACTTCTCCTCTGCGGAGGAATCACCGTCGCTCATGTGTCAGGAAATATTGGATGAGTATACGAACCTGGTTCTTATTAAAAGTATTTCTAAGTCCTATGGGGTTCCAGGGCTGCGGCTGGGGCTCCTCACCTGCAGCGATCCGGAAATTATCAGCCTTGTCCGGAAAGAGCTGCCCATTTGGAACATCAACTCTCTGGCAGAGTATTTTCTTCAGATTTTTGAAAAGTATCAATCAGACTATCAGGAGGCCCTGGACCATTTTAAAAGGACCAGAGAAAAATTATACCAGTCCCTTCATTCCATCAGACAGTTGAAGCTTTACCCCTCACAGGCCAACTTCATCATGTGCGAAATCACCGATGGCTGTTTGGCAACACAGATTGCGGAGTTGTTGTTAAACCGCTATAACATTCTGGTAAAGGATCTGTCCCACAAACCAGGAATGGAAGGCAGAGAGATTATCCGCATTGCAGTCAGAACAGAGGCAGACAACGAACGTCTGGCGGATGCGCTGAAACACATATTACGCTAA
- a CDS encoding class I SAM-dependent methyltransferase: MNTQNESKETWKQIWTRKGRADSSVTDLLAYDGYEATKVDMEEVASQIIKQLDIHKHDRVLEVGCGAGALAQYLDCDYVGIDYSPTLVQKHIEFLQNSVLTGEAADLPFKDKSFDKVICYGVYLYFDNKEYAEKATKELLRVAKKGVLIGEIPMRSHREEHLLFSKEEFRGWDISDGFYDPYRKDRFNAVYIFS; encoded by the coding sequence ATGAATACGCAAAATGAATCAAAGGAAACCTGGAAACAGATCTGGACCCGGAAAGGCCGGGCAGATAGCTCCGTTACAGACCTTCTGGCATACGATGGATATGAAGCCACCAAAGTAGATATGGAAGAAGTAGCAAGCCAGATCATCAAGCAGCTGGATATACATAAACATGACAGAGTTCTTGAAGTGGGATGCGGTGCAGGTGCCCTGGCTCAGTATCTGGACTGTGATTACGTAGGCATTGACTATTCTCCTACCCTGGTACAAAAGCACATCGAGTTTTTGCAGAATTCGGTCCTGACCGGCGAAGCCGCAGACTTACCGTTTAAGGATAAATCCTTTGATAAGGTTATCTGCTACGGCGTTTACCTATATTTTGATAATAAGGAATATGCAGAAAAGGCAACGAAAGAGCTGCTGCGTGTTGCCAAAAAGGGAGTGCTGATCGGAGAGATCCCCATGCGTTCTCACCGGGAGGAACACCTGTTGTTTTCCAAGGAAGAATTTCGCGGCTGGGATATCAGCGACGGTTTTTATGATCCTTACAGAAAAGACAGGTTTAATGCAGTTTATATCTTCTCCTAA